The Mercenaria mercenaria strain notata chromosome 6, MADL_Memer_1, whole genome shotgun sequence genome contains the following window.
tagcattcaattcttaaataaagtacacatgtgttcatacgtgttacaacagaatgtatgcaaattaccttgcagtaaatactctaatatgcctatgaactgatcagactgctgatgacaaactttgacttatgcacaatttcaaaacagacaaaatgatgaagctatttcaacagattcttatttcattcttcagcTAAATTTACgctaaattctcttttaaatattgcagttataggaaaatgttgtaagcattatattgatttctagaccaagttattgtttgccatctgttgcatgtttttgatatcacaatTGTCTTcctttcaaaatttacaatttgcgTGAAATGTATCACTACATTATTGGAAAccatcaagtaaataatgatTCAGAGACAAAAGCCTTGTGACAGgtgtttaggctgaaatataaaatctatatcacgaAACAATAATAAAGGAATTGTCCAGACgatattagtaattaaatatttgctgGTTCTGAGTATTTATtacacagatagatagatagatagatagatagatagtttattcaaacaaaaggcaatatgcacatatgtatatCCTAGGTTTCTCAATTACTTTCtgatacttataacatgtgtaaatgtttagttctgctcaacttggggctagagggcttgcacttccactaccgtcaatcaaaccgaacctgcaacattttcgtttatgtcgtgttgggcgacctacTATACTTATTTcgtgcgttaaataattttgattgatgtattttttctgcaataaattttgggagATGAGTGTAAGGGCATAAGAAGAAGGCGGCTCGGGAATTGAAATTTGGTTTCTTTATATTACCCCCTCCCTCGACGGAGTGATGTAGGGTTGAGTAGGTGCTTTGCAGTATAATGACCCGGAAACATATAGTCATAACGGTATGTTTTCCaagtagaaattaatgaattgatagtttatatgactgaaattgagtgttatactatggcaatgagGATAACAAAGTCTAAATGTTAATTTTTGAATCTGTTCTTTTTGctctctttgattatgggatagataatttatttttgtttaggaaataatgcttgggaattgatagttgttacagacacggttgcttatccttccaaattttactagtgatggacaattgccattaGGAAGTTCGTTCTTATGGTCAATACCAGCTAcagtatatatgcatctgaaatcatatatatatttagaattttcaatgtatttagatttaaatatgtatttacaataacaagtgcaagtggagcaagaaaaaacaacaaaatttataaattttgatcgaaattttgataaaagagcaacagcaaTCTGCCGTCACAAAAATTATTAGTCAAGGACCAAGACAACaacatactcatatgctatgacattgtccctaccCCCATACCCACTCCTtatcagttttatattgcttctacggagtttttagccttttttaaatgttactcagTCGAGTAACTGAGTATGCCACACTACGCGCATGCACCCAAGTTCTTTTAGCATATCTTTTGTTCTTGattaaaacattatattcaaACTTATTCTTGCAGCTCTAccttgaattttcattattttctttaaagagcTCTTATTTCCTTGACACCATACAGtacaacaataatcaaatattgacGTTATATATGCATTAAagaataactttttcatttcatctgtcaAATAGTACGATATATGTCTCAACAATGCTATTTTTGAGTAAAGTTTAGTGCAAActgtttcaatttgaacattCCACGACAATGTGTTGTCTATATAAACACCTGATAATTTTTGCACCTTGACATTTTCTATTACTTGCTTGcaaatacttaaaaatagttCTTTACAATTGTAACTAATATAACATAGAATTCGATCCTGTACCCAAAAGCAGATTATACTGTCcatgcaaataaaaacataaataataaaacttgATAACAGTCCTAACCTCGTCATCCCACATAAGGCTGACCGTAAATGATATAAATGCACAAATAAATCCGTATATTATGGTATATGTTGAACCAGTTCGATATAAATGTTaatgtttaaggtagtggatccaAAATGTCACTCGGCAAATTCCGTGTGATCACGTATGCTCGTATGCAAATATAGCTCAACGCGCGCATGACTCTCCGTAAAATACGGAAAATACCGATTTCGCATACGGATATTACGTAACTTGTCGAGTGTCATTATGGGGGCCAACTTTCTTAAGACTTAATTCAAATGAATGCCTTCATGCTGTCATCAAATGCTTCAAACATTGGGACCTTTGGTTTTGGTGCCACGGTTCCGGTCCAGTTGGAAGCATGGCATTGATCCTTGTAAGTGAGAATATTTTCTTCCTTATGCCCTATCCAGTCATGCATGAGTTTTCCGGATTTCACAGCTCCAGCCGGATAACCTGTGTCTTTGATCAAATCCGCAACAAAATCTGTCTGGAAATCAATGCCCTCGTGACAGTCCTTCAGTTTAGAGCATCGTTGTACCCATTGTCGTACATCGTCCTCCATCTCTTTCCTGGACTTTGGTCCCCCTTTGATCTTACCATTAATGTACCTATGTGTTTTgtttgaaagacaaaaaaaaagacatgtaagtaaacaattatcacaaaaatgtaataaaatctaaATGACAAGAAGCTAACTACTACACAACATGAAACGTGAATATTCTTCCACaattttatatatgagccgcaccatgagaaaaccaacatagttcttgtgcgaccagcatggatccagaccagcctgcgcatctgcacagtttggtcaggatccatactgttcgctaacggtttctctaattgcatagggtttgaaagcgaacagtacatatggatcctggccagactgcgcggatgcgcagactggtctggatccatgctagtcgcaaatgccttacgttggttttctcatggtgcggctcaattatatataacactttgaaacattttaaattgcATATACATCTTTAAgttattaaaatatcaaataatttcaatcattttaGAAACTGTGGCGTCATTGTTGTTAATAACTTTCataatactaatataaaattGTTAACACATTTAGACCATTATGTTGCTAATGACATACACAccatatctatatacatgtacaagtaaaATGCACATTTTAGACCTAAGGTGTGTGTTGGATTACTTCCGCCCTTATTAAGATCACCCCTCAGTTAAGACTTTTTGAAAGAACCGTTGGTGGTCTTATTAGCGGGGTTCTACTGTACAAATATTTCTACAAAATTGAATAACACTCTATCATATATGTCTTTTATGACTCAACCAAACTTTAAAAAGTCACATTAAAACATAATAGCTTAAAGTTTACAAACATGCGAATTTTGTCATTAGGCCGGCAAGTCACATGCTCTTTACCTTTTATCTTGGAAACAGACTTAACAGAGTTGTTTTAACCATATACTTGATGTGTCAGTGACATCTGCATCcctataaatgatattttctcatTGCGTAAAAACAAAGCATTCATCTGTattttgattctgcctttgcgacctatGTAGATCATGAACAGTCTGCACAtcattgcagtctgatcatgatctgcactgttcgccattcagtcagtttctttaggtaagcacccattttaacagttaatggtacagtccaaattgaaatacTCGCTACAGAAtatagcagggtaatggttaaataCTGTCAAAACAGCGAGAGCGCGTTAGAAGTTTTGACTGAAATTTAGTGCAAGTACCATTTAATGttcaataaaaacatttctgcgtctatttcaaagaattttacgACATGAATGTTGGTAAACGACACAGTGCGTTGCAATATGGAAAATAAACTTACAGACAAACCCACAAAGCCGTTGCATCAAACATGGTAAAACTGTAGTACTGGTTTTGAACACCAACGTAAAACAGCTTGTTGTCCCCGCCCCCTAACCAAAGGGAGCCTTTGTACAGGTTATCTGGGTACAGAGACAGACTCGATGATAAACGCAGTTTGTCTTCCATAAACGGGAAAGCGTAAAGGTATCCGGTGCAATAAATCACAGAGTCCACCTCTGCCGATGACCCATCTTTGAAAAATGCACGGTTTCTCTCAAATTTTTGTACGAAAGGGCGTTCTTCTATACCTTTCGGCCATTTGAATCCCATGGGCTTGTTCCTCCATGTGCATATGATATCGCTTGCGCCATATTTCTTACATTGAATGGCGATATCTTCCGCGGAATAGCTTGCTCCTATGACGAGTAAGCGCTGACCTTTGAACTCTGCGGCGTTCCTGTAATTATGGGAATGCAAAACGCGGCCCTCGAAGGTTTCTATGCCACTGATGTAAGGTACGTTTGGGCAATTGAAAATGCCAACTGCAACAACAACGTGCGTGAATGTCCGACTCGTGGTCTTGTTTTCCGCCAGATCGTAGGTTTCTACCGTGAAGCCAGATTTTTCATCATAACTGACATGGCGTACAACGGTGTTGAATTTAATATATCTGCTCAAGTCTGCTTTACCTTTTTGTTGCCATCGCCCTTAAATAAACACACAAGCAAGTTTAAATATAAAGCTCAGCATTTTAGATAATGAATTTGATTGTTAATGAAGAGTCAGCATTAAACACATATTAAATGGTTTGCTGATCAATGGTCAAACTATCTGCCTCGTTCTCTGGACACCGGCAATAGTTCGACAATGACCAGCAAGTCaagtttctttttttagctcatctgatttttgaaaaaaatgatgagttactgTCATACTTGAGCGTTGTCGCGTCGCGTCGGCGTCTGCGCGGCGTGCCTGGTTAGTTTTATGTTAGGTCAGTTttccctaaactatcaaagctattgcttgaaactGAATACTGTTCACcatataagctgaccctgtatagcaagaaacataactcatctGCTTTTGCAAGATATGgcccctttgtacttagaaaatatcagatttcttggttaagttttagtttaggtcaactttctcctaaactatcaagctattgctttgaaactggaATACTTGTTTCCaacataagcagaccctgtacatcaagaaacataactcatcttgctttttgcaagaattattggcccctttggacttagaaaatcagttttcttggttaagttttatgtttaggtcagctttttatcctaaactatcaaagctattgctttaaaacttgcaacacttgttcaccatcataagctgaccctgtacagcaagaaacataactccatcctgctttttgcaagatttatggccccttttggacttagaaaatatcagatttcttggttaagttttatgtttaggtgaactttttctcttaaactatcaaagctattgctttgaaacttgcaacacttgttcaccatcataagctgaccctgtacagcaagcaacataactccatcctgctttttgcaataattattgccccttttggacttagaaaatcattttcttggttgagtattatgtttaagtatacttttctcataaactatcaaagctattgctttaaaacttgcaacagtttttcatcatcataagtggacactgtacatcaagaaacataactctatcctgctttttgcaagaatgatggccctttttagacttagaaaatcatgggtaggacaatatttctattatacaaaaaaaatcagatgagcgtcagcacccgcaaggcggtgctcttgtttctttatgttttgacttaagttttgaACTAATGACCAGTCAATATTACAAACAATGGGCCGGCGACTGAAATGAGCAGTCGTGTCATGTAATCagttatattatttcgattttatcTGTAGAATACTTTTAATATATCCCGACAAAGCTCTGGAGGCTTTATTGGGATCACTTTGACCCGTCCGTTCGTCCCAAAACATTTAAGACATCACTGGagaaaatttagtaaaatttgacACAATGATACACTGCAATATGAGGAGTTAATATGCACAGGaacaataactacatgtatatcttgAAAATCTTTAGAATTATATATATGCGCGAAGTAAGCAGCCTAgatataagccgcgccatgagaaaaccaacatagtggctttgcgtcaccagcatggatccagatcagcctgcgtacccgcgcagtctggtcaggatccatgctgttcgctaacagtttctttaattacaataggctttgaaagcgattagcatggatcctgaccagactgcgcggatgcgcaggctggtctggatccatgctgatcgcaaagccaccatgttggttttcccatggcgcggctcatatagccTTCAAGTTGCACAGTAAAGTTTCGTCTTAAGTATGTTTACTGCGAAACTGATCCATTCATATGATATTATTGTAACTGAACTGAAAAGTGAACTAATATTTTACTGATTACACCGTACGTCTGCCGCCAGTCTGTCAATTAATAAATTTCCATATTAGTACAATAAGGTCATTATAAAAG
Protein-coding sequences here:
- the LOC123549661 gene encoding flavin-containing monooxygenase 5-like, with the translated sequence MSTATKKSICVIGAGPSGMSTLYHFANMEDTNDVELVCYEKQRQWGGLWNYSWRTGNDKYGELCHSGMYKNLFTNGAKEFHEYPDYTFEKHFGKPIPSFPPRPVMRDYLEGRWQQKGKADLSRYIKFNTVVRHVSYDEKSGFTVETYDLAENKTTSRTFTHVVVAVGIFNCPNVPYISGIETFEGRVLHSHNYRNAAEFKGQRLLVIGASYSAEDIAIQCKKYGASDIICTWRNKPMGFKWPKGIEERPFVQKFERNRAFFKDGSSAEVDSVIYCTGYLYAFPFMEDKLRLSSSLSLYPDNLYKGSLWLGGGDNKLFYVGVQNQYYSFTMFDATALWVCLYINGKIKGGPKSRKEMEDDVRQWVQRCSKLKDCHEGIDFQTDFVADLIKDTGYPAGAVKSGKLMHDWIGHKEENILTYKDQCHASNWTGTVAPKPKVPMFEAFDDSMKAFI